A genome region from Taeniopygia guttata chromosome 5, bTaeGut7.mat, whole genome shotgun sequence includes the following:
- the TMEM258 gene encoding dolichyl-diphosphooligosaccharide--protein glycosyltransferase subunit TMEM258 — MGKRLALAAPRSRPHFHFRRPRGPGVRRPERSRRVAAGTGDMELEAMSRYTSPVNPAVFPHLTVVLLAIGMFFTAWFFVYEVTSTKYTRDIYKELLISLVASLFMGFGVLFLLLWVGIYV; from the exons ATGGGGAAGCGGCTCGCGCTCGCCGCGCCTCGTTCCCGCCCTCACTTCCACTTCCGGCGGCCGAGGGGGCCGGGCGTGCGGCGGCCGGAGCGGAGCCGACGTGTCGCAGCAGGGACCGGCGACATG GAGCTGGAGGCGATGAGCAGATACACGAGCCCGGTGAACCCGGCCGTGTTCCCGCACCTCACCGTGGTGCTGCTGGCAATCGGCATGTTCTTCACTGCCTGGTTCTTCGT CTACGAGGTGACATCCACCAAGTACACCCGGGACATCTACAAGGAGCTGCTGATCTCGCTGGTGGCCTCACTCTTCATGGGCTTCGGCgtcctgttcctgctgctctgggtcGGGATCTACGTCTGA
- the FEN1 gene encoding flap endonuclease 1 has protein sequence MGIHGLAKLIADVAPGAIRENDIKAYFGRKVAIDASMSIYQFLIAVRQGADVLQNEDGETTSHLMGMFYRTIRMVENGIKPVYVFDGKPPQLKSGELAKRTERRAEAEKHLQEAQEAGEEENIEKYSKRLVKVTPQHTQECKKLLTLMGIPYVEAPGEAEASCAALVKAGKVYAAATEDMDCLTFGSPVLMRHLTASETKKLPIQEFHLNRILQDLQLTWEQFVDLCILLGCDYCASIRGIGPKRAVELIREHKSIERIVQQLDTKKYPLPENWLHREAQKLFLEPDVIDPDAVELKWSEPDEEQLVQFMCGEKQFNEERIRNGVRRLSKSRQGSTQGRLDDFFKVTGSITSAKRKEPEPKGGAKKKAKTNSKPNGTTATKTKKAK, from the coding sequence aTGGGAATCCATGGCTTGGCCAAGCTTATCGCCGACGTGGCTCCCGGGGCTATCCGGGAGAACGACATCAAGGCCTACTTTGGCCGGAAAGTGGCCATCGACGCCTCCATGAGCATCTACCAGTTCCTGATTGCCGTGCGGCAGGGAGCCGATGTGCTGCAGAACGAGGATGGGGAGACCACCAGCCACCTGATGGGAATGTTCTACCGCACCATCCGCATGGTGGAGAATGGCATCAAGCCGGTGTACGTGTTCGACGGGAAGCCCCCGCAGCTGAAATCCGGGGAGCTGGCCAAGCGCACGGAGCGTCGGGCCGAGGCGGAGAAACACCTGCAGGAAGCACAggaggctggggaggaggagaacaTCGAGAAGTACAGCAAGAGGCTGGTCAAGGTGACCCCGCAGCACACGCAGGAGTGCAAGAAGCTGCTGACGCTGATGGGAATTCCCTATGTGGAGGCACCTGGAGAGGCAGAGGCCAGCTGTGCCGCCTTGGTGAAGGCTGGGAAGGTGTACGCCGCCGCCACGGAGGACATGGATTGCCTCACCTTCGGTAGCCCCGTGCTGATGCGGCACCTCACAGCCAGTGAGACCAAGAAGCTGCCCATCCAGGAGTTCCACCTGAACCGGATTCTGCAGGATCTGCAGCTGACCTGGGAGCAGTTTGTGGACCTGTGCATCCTGCTGGGCTGCGACTACTGCGCCAGCATCCGCGGCATCGGGCCGAAGCGCGCCGTGGAGCTCATCCGGGAGCACAAATCCATCGAGAGGATCGTGCAGCAGCTCGACACCAAGAAGTACCCCCTGCCCGAGAACTGGCTGCACAGGGAGGCCCAGAAGCTCTTCCTGGAGCCCGACGTGATCGATCCCGATGCCGTGGAGTTGAAGTGGAGCGAGCCAGACGAGGAGCAGCTGGTGCAGTTTATGTGTGGGGAGAAGCAGTTCAATGAGGAGCGCATCCGCAACGGCGTCAGGAGGCTGAGCAAGAGCCGCCAGGGAAGCACCCAGGGCCGGCTCGACGACTTCTTCAAGGTCACCGGATCCATCACCTCGGCCAAGCGCAAGGAGCCGGAGCCCAAGGGAGGGGCCAAGAAGAAAGCCAAGACCAACTCCAAGCCCAATGGCACCACCGCCACAAAGactaaaaaggcaaaataa
- the LOC100230622 gene encoding cobalamin binding intrinsic factor: MLGVALGIGVLLALVGCTAIEPCVAPQDMVSQLLQRLEGSVNQDEAANPSILMAMNLAGGDSDGPIHKWLLQEIKEEAVRRAQKDMTSGQVALHVLALLSSCQDPQHVHALEQTLDLIRVLQQKTDEEMAKLEADGIPKTTLYNVGVDTLALCLAEAGGAQGPSVALAKQVLSPESHISVDTQAMVALALACVYNYVELQDVQDLLREALRTVSNSFLDEQEKRNGMIGNIYSMGLALQALEATRKFYAPRKWDCAQAFSVVCTHDYQQPMAIAQVLPSLVGRSYLDVAGLDCAATKNMSSGQQLPLSPTLGTHGIPRDLIQVHYSITNTLQGKHFRYSTSVTVPSGSTLLQVMEVAAQENPQTFSFQMEQASWGLFVTSIHGLAGSMEDRTYWQFLSAGDALDEGVGTYKPHDGEHIEAIFSIY; the protein is encoded by the exons ATGCTTGGTGTGGCTTTGGGCATCGGAgtcctgctggccctggtggGCTGCACAGCCATCGAGCCCTGTG TGGCCCCGCAGGATATGgtctcccagctgctccagcgcTTGGAGGGATCTGTAAATCAAGATGAGGCAGCAAATCCCAGTATCCTGATGGCCATGAACCTGGCTGGAGGGGACAGTGATGGTCCCATCCACAAGTGGCTGCTCCAGGAGATCAAGGAGGAGGCAGTGAGGAGAGCCCAGAAAG ACATGACCTCGGGACAGGTGGCTCTGCACGTCCTcgccctcctctcctcctgccaggATCCCCAGCATGTCCATGCCCTGGAGCAGACCCTCGACCTGATCCGTGtcctgcagcagaaaacagatgaGGAGATGGCCAAACTGG AGGCCGACGGGATTCCCAAAACTACCCTGTACAATGTGGGCGTGGACACCCTGGCCCTGTGCCTGGCTGAAGCAGGTGGTGCTCAGGGACCATCGGTGGCCCTGGCCAAGCAGGTGCTGAGCCCCGAGAGCCACATCTCAGTGG ACACCCAGGCCATGGTGGCACTGGCGCTGGCCTGCGTCTACAACTACGTGGAGCTCCAGGATGTGCAGGATCTGCTCCGGGAGGCACTTCGGACAGTGAGCAACAGCTTTCTGGATGAGCAGGAGAAGAGGAATGGCATGATCGGGAATATCTACAGCATGGGGCTGGCCCTGCAG GCACTGGAGGCCACAAGGAAGTTTTACGCCCCACGGAAGTGGGACTGTGCCCAGGCCTTTTCTGTGGTGTGCACCCACGACTACCAGCAGCCCATGGCCATCGCCCAGGTGCTGCCATCCCTGGTGGGCAGGTCCTACCTGGATGTGGCTGGCCTGGACTGTGCTGCCACCAAGAATATGTCCTCAGGCCAACAGTTGCCCCTGTCCCCCACGCTGGGGACACACGGCATTCCCAGAG ACCTCATCCAGGTGCATTACTCCATCACCAACACGCTCCAGGGAAAACACTTCCGCTACTCCACTTCAGTGACAGTTCCAAGTGGCTCCACTCTGCTCCAGGTGATGGAGGTGGCAGCTCAGGAGAACCCCCAAACCTTTAG CTTCCAGATGGAGCAGGCATCCTGGGGTCTCTTTGTGACCTCCATCCACGGGTTGGCTGGCAGCATGGAGGACAGGACCTACTGGCAGTTCCTCAGTGCTGGGGATGCCCTCGATGAAG GGGTTGGCACCTACAAACCACACGATGGGGAGCACATCGAGGCCATCTTCAGCATCTACTGA